The Cottoperca gobio chromosome 5, fCotGob3.1, whole genome shotgun sequence region ACCTGTTTACACATATGTGACTGATAAAAGGAAGTATATTATATTCACGGTTGGTTCCAAACATATTAATGACATCTGCGAGTCAGCAAAAAAGAGAATTAAAAGAATTATgtagagaaaacattttcaattcctttcttttttttgttagaGCTTTCCAAATAAGGTTAATATATCAAATCCAATTAACTCAATACAAAGTTAAACAATACCAGACACGGCGACATACAGCATCATGTAATGTTGAAGAATGGCCAAATGTAATGCATACATGCAGCATTGTCCACAGGTGCAGCAGTGTTGGGGAGTTTATTGCATTTGTTGTGAGGGAGTAGCTATTGTCTTTGGCTTTTGTGATACACTTCAATGAGGGAAGACGGATCCTCGTCATGGCCGGCagtcctctccttcctcagtGAGGAACCACTGAGCCCTGCAGGAGTGCCAGAGCTGTCACAGAACCAcgctgcctgctgcagctgtcACAGAGCTTCTGGTGGCAATAGGCACACAGGGCATATCAGGACCGAGCTTGAGGATGTGTGGGTGGGGAACGGCATGTTatgaaggaaggaggaggagtatCAGGGAGTAAGCAAGATGCCAGGACTGAGCTTCTGGTGTAAAAAAAGATACTGCACTTCATCCgatcaaactgtaaacactaCTGTGTGAGTTCTTAGACTTCTTTGCGCAGTGCAACGCGCACACTGCTGAAGATCTTTCCCAGGGCTTCGAAGAAGGGATCGCAGAAGGTCTGGATGCAGAGAGAGTAGATACGGCCGATGCACTGCGACTCAATCAGACAGCTCTTGATGCATGGAACCACAGCCCAGATGTGGCAGAAGGAGATGCATGCGAACAGGAAGCCCCAGAGCAGAGCGATAGGGATGCCAAAGACAGCTGACAAGATGCGATAGCACCAGTACTTGGACACAGTAAAGGTGGTGTAGCTGAGCTTCCACACCCCATCCAGGCTGTGTGTCCCGTCAGGCTCTGCAATGACATCCTCAAAGTCCACCTAATAGGAAATAGGAAAGAGGCTTTCATTACTACACATTCCTGAGTGCACAACCCTTTTATCCATCTCCCTCCACCAGAACTCTGTGGGCTCTGAATATCTGAAGTGTAAAGATAAGCTTGTGAAAGGGTCAAATTTATGCAGAAAAACCAATTATGTGTAGAACAttatacaaaaaagaaatgtcgTAGCATACGAGCAAAGTCATGGAGTGGCTTTTATTGCTTGTTCCAAATCATTCTAAAAGCTCCATTCAGACACTTTTCTTAGTAACTGAAATGCACTGTATGTAAAATGCATGAGAGCAACTATACAATCATCTAATCTGTTTTCAGTAtgtgtctccttctctttttgaaAAGCCCTGTCGCATGCTAAGGCTAGTCTCatctttaaaatgcaaattaatttaatcaTGACACGAAGACACACTGCACATCtgaaaccttttcttttctttcagatCACTGGATACGATCAGCATGAGAAGTACTGAGTCCGTTTCCTGTAGAGATCATCCTGAGATCATCCTCTGAATGGATGGTTGGACATGCACTGTTTTAAATTCTCTCTGTAATGTCTGGCCTCGTTCAGCTCTTAGAGGGATTGTGGAGTCAAATTAAGGGAGAGTATTCTTTAGAAACTATAGATGGACAAAGAAGATAACACTCCCTGACTAATTAGGGAGACTGTTTCCGTACTACTTTATTTTAATGGCAAGGCCTTGTTACGTTATCAGAAAATGACTGCATggattacaaatgtaaatgataCCAGACTATTGGGATCGTCATAATTCCATCACTGAATTCATCCTCTACTTATCACTCATGATTTAACATCTTCAGTGAGCATGAACCCCTTCCAGTCAAACAAAATATCTTCTAAATTTACATTCAGTCCTGTCCTTACAGAAAATATTTTGTGGCAACAACATGGCAACAATCACAGGATAAACAATAGTCGAACCTAAATAACTCAAAGCGACACAGTGTATCAGTTTCACTCTCTTCTACCCCATTCCCAAAATAAACTTTGGGTTCAGCAGAAGCAACAGGAATAGCTCTTGGTCTATTTTAGGACGTTCCAGACAGTATGATAACCTGTTCTCCTGTCTTTGTTTCTACGAAACACTTTATTAACTTCCTCTCCACACATGCCAAGACAGGGGTTATGTTCTTAATCCTTTCGGTGACAGGGTGGACTCCATGCAGCACAAACCTTCACCACGTCCTCATTGATCTGCTTGGGATCTCTGTTAATTAGATCAATCTCCTTGGTGTGGCTGTCCTTCACAATCTTCTCCTCGTTGCTGTTGTACTGGTACTGATCCGCCATGGTGGGGCTGCAGGTCCTGGATGGGCCGGAGACGGTGAGAGTAAACCTTCCTGGATCAAACTGCACGGAGCCGCCTCGGTTCACTTCTGAACCCCTGTATCACCACTGTGAGTGACGCTCCCTCTGACATGCCAGTGGACAGCTGCTGCAGACGCCTTGGCAAAAATGGAGGCTTGACCCCCACCCTGCCTACACATAGGCACCCCACACACggacagtgaacacacacacacacacacacacacacacacacacacacacacacacacacacacacacacacacacacacacacacacacacacacacacacaatgttatgcacacagacagaaaaggCATGCCTTAAAGGAGAACCCAGGGCTGTGTCACATTTCACATTGGGTTGTGGTGCTA contains the following coding sequences:
- the cav3 gene encoding caveolin-3 encodes the protein MADQYQYNSNEEKIVKDSHTKEIDLINRDPKQINEDVVKVDFEDVIAEPDGTHSLDGVWKLSYTTFTVSKYWCYRILSAVFGIPIALLWGFLFACISFCHIWAVVPCIKSCLIESQCIGRIYSLCIQTFCDPFFEALGKIFSSVRVALRKEV